From a region of the Bacteroidales bacterium genome:
- the dnaE gene encoding DNA polymerase III subunit alpha: MSLQPFVHLHVHTHYSILDGQASVPALVDKAIADNMRGMAMTDHGNMFGIKEFYNYVNKKNSGVKSEIKALTKKIETLKSEGASEEQIAEAETALSQQKQKIFKPIIGCEMYVARGESRFSKQSKYEQGGYHLVVLAKNLTGYHNLIKLVSHAWTEGFYMRPRTDRDDLKKYSEGLIVTSACLGGEVPQKIRNGLISEAEEAIEWYKSVFGDDYYLELQRHKATVSRANHETYQIQQEINEVIISLAQKHNVKLICTNDVHFVNEEHAEAHDRLICLSTSRDLDDETRMLYSKQEWFKTTEEMNKVFADIPEALANTNEILDKVEFYSIDNPPIMPTFNIPEEFGTEEEYRQKYSHQDIFDEFTRDENGNVVLSQEDAEAKIARLGGYDKLYRIKFEADYLSKLAYDGAAKRYGELNPELQERMNFELYIMKTMGFPGYFLIVQDFIAAARNMGVSVGPGRGSAAGSMVAYCLGITQIDPIKYDLLFERFLNPDRISLPDIDIDFDDDGRGEVLRWVTEKYGANKVAHIITYGTMAAKMAIRDVARVEKLPLKDADRLAKLIPAHLPEVDGKEPKINIKNCVKYVPELKDAAENGDALTRETMLYAEMLEGNVRGTGVHACGTIICRDDITDWVPVSTADDKETKEKLLVTQYEGSVIEDTGLIKMDFLGLKTLSIIKEAIKNIKQSKGVEVDIDNIPIDDKLTYELYSAGRTIGTFQFESPGMQSHLRNLKPTTFEDLIAMNALYRPGPMEYIPQFIKRKHGVEPIVYDIPIMEQYLKDTYGITVYQEQVMLLSRLLGNFTRGMSDALRKAMGKKIRSKLDELKPKFIEGGKSNGHDPQVLEKIWGDWEKFASYAFNKSHATCYSWVAYQTAYLKAHYPSEYMAAVLSRNISDITEITKFMDECKAMGIKVLSPDINESNLKFTVNKEGNIRFGLGAIKGVGENAVKAIVEEREKNGVYTSLFDFVQRVNLNACNRKNVENLILSGAFDTFKEATREQFFGTNPKGESFLDLFMRYGSSFQADKMQQQNSLFGGDMVVEIPKPEIPKVEPWSDLERLKKERDLVGVYLSSHPLQQYSLLLKYVCNISLMDFKNSFSKYIGSEVAFGGIVVSYRKGITQKNTQYGVITLEDYSGIAEVPLFGQSFVDFGVYGQDNLYILVQGKIEQRKYSDKPFFSIKNISLMDESSKNLIKDLTIVVDSQNFDSSKAIALNELVNKYVGGTGDLKFEIVDRSLGYSVPLYSRSKKVNIEPALVSALEAIDGIEVKVNGKLIERKEKEVEETYEEEYTTD; the protein is encoded by the coding sequence ATGTCGTTACAACCTTTCGTGCATTTGCACGTACATACACACTACTCAATACTCGACGGACAAGCATCCGTTCCGGCATTAGTTGATAAGGCCATAGCCGATAATATGCGAGGAATGGCAATGACCGATCATGGAAATATGTTCGGAATAAAAGAGTTTTATAACTATGTAAATAAGAAAAACTCAGGAGTAAAGTCTGAAATAAAAGCTCTAACAAAAAAGATAGAGACCTTAAAGAGCGAAGGTGCAAGTGAAGAGCAGATAGCGGAGGCAGAGACAGCCCTCTCGCAACAAAAGCAAAAGATATTCAAACCTATAATAGGGTGCGAAATGTATGTTGCTCGAGGTGAGAGTCGTTTCAGTAAGCAATCAAAATATGAGCAAGGAGGTTATCACTTAGTAGTGTTGGCAAAAAATCTTACAGGGTATCACAATCTGATAAAATTGGTATCACATGCGTGGACCGAAGGATTCTATATGCGTCCACGTACCGACCGCGATGATCTCAAAAAATATAGCGAAGGGTTAATTGTAACATCGGCATGTTTAGGAGGAGAGGTGCCACAAAAAATCCGCAACGGCTTAATCTCTGAAGCCGAGGAGGCAATAGAGTGGTATAAGAGCGTATTTGGCGATGACTACTATCTTGAGTTGCAACGACACAAAGCAACTGTGTCACGAGCAAACCATGAAACTTATCAAATACAGCAAGAGATAAACGAAGTTATTATTTCACTTGCCCAAAAGCACAATGTAAAACTAATATGTACAAATGACGTACATTTTGTAAACGAAGAGCATGCCGAAGCTCATGACCGATTAATATGTCTAAGTACCAGCCGAGACTTAGATGATGAGACACGTATGCTCTACTCAAAGCAGGAGTGGTTTAAAACAACAGAGGAGATGAACAAAGTATTTGCCGACATTCCTGAGGCTCTGGCAAATACAAACGAGATATTAGATAAAGTTGAGTTCTACTCAATTGATAATCCTCCTATTATGCCAACCTTCAATATACCTGAGGAGTTTGGCACAGAGGAGGAGTACCGACAAAAATATTCGCATCAGGATATATTTGATGAGTTTACTCGCGATGAGAACGGAAATGTAGTTTTATCGCAAGAGGATGCTGAGGCAAAGATTGCTCGATTAGGAGGATACGATAAACTATACCGAATAAAATTTGAGGCAGATTACCTCTCAAAATTGGCATACGATGGAGCCGCAAAACGATACGGAGAGTTAAACCCTGAGTTACAGGAGCGAATGAACTTTGAACTCTACATAATGAAGACTATGGGATTTCCCGGTTACTTCCTTATAGTCCAAGACTTCATTGCTGCGGCACGTAACATGGGGGTGTCGGTAGGCCCGGGACGTGGCTCGGCAGCAGGTTCTATGGTAGCATATTGTTTGGGAATTACACAAATTGACCCAATAAAATATGACCTTCTGTTTGAGCGTTTCTTAAATCCTGATCGTATCTCATTGCCCGATATTGATATTGACTTTGATGATGACGGTCGTGGCGAGGTGTTGCGATGGGTAACCGAAAAGTATGGAGCAAATAAAGTAGCTCATATTATCACTTACGGAACTATGGCGGCCAAGATGGCAATCAGAGATGTAGCCCGAGTAGAGAAACTTCCATTAAAAGACGCCGACAGGTTAGCAAAATTAATCCCTGCCCATCTGCCTGAGGTTGACGGTAAAGAGCCAAAAATAAACATAAAGAACTGTGTAAAATATGTGCCCGAGTTAAAAGATGCTGCCGAAAATGGTGACGCTCTCACGCGTGAAACAATGCTCTATGCCGAAATGTTAGAGGGTAACGTACGTGGTACAGGAGTGCATGCTTGTGGAACAATAATCTGTCGTGATGATATAACAGATTGGGTGCCAGTAAGTACAGCCGATGATAAGGAGACAAAGGAGAAACTTCTTGTAACTCAATACGAGGGCTCTGTAATTGAGGACACAGGATTAATTAAGATGGACTTTTTGGGATTAAAAACCCTATCCATAATAAAAGAGGCAATCAAGAATATTAAGCAATCAAAGGGAGTAGAGGTAGATATTGATAACATACCTATTGATGACAAACTAACATACGAGCTATATAGTGCAGGACGCACAATAGGAACATTCCAATTTGAGTCTCCGGGAATGCAGAGCCACTTGCGTAACCTTAAACCAACCACATTTGAGGACCTTATCGCTATGAATGCACTCTACCGACCGGGACCAATGGAGTATATACCTCAGTTCATCAAACGTAAACATGGAGTAGAACCAATAGTTTACGACATACCCATTATGGAGCAGTATCTGAAAGATACATACGGAATTACCGTATATCAAGAGCAGGTCATGCTCTTGTCGAGACTATTAGGAAACTTCACGCGAGGAATGTCCGATGCACTCCGAAAAGCGATGGGTAAAAAGATTCGCTCAAAACTTGATGAACTTAAACCAAAATTTATCGAGGGAGGAAAATCAAACGGGCACGATCCTCAGGTACTTGAAAAAATTTGGGGAGATTGGGAGAAGTTTGCATCGTACGCCTTCAATAAGTCACACGCCACATGTTATTCGTGGGTAGCATATCAAACCGCCTACCTAAAGGCTCACTATCCATCGGAGTATATGGCGGCAGTATTGAGTCGCAATATCTCAGATATAACTGAGATTACCAAGTTTATGGATGAGTGTAAAGCGATGGGAATAAAAGTTCTCTCGCCCGACATAAACGAAAGTAATCTTAAGTTTACGGTAAACAAAGAGGGTAATATCCGTTTTGGATTGGGAGCCATAAAAGGAGTAGGAGAGAATGCGGTAAAAGCAATTGTGGAGGAACGAGAGAAGAACGGTGTATATACATCGCTATTTGATTTTGTTCAACGTGTTAACCTGAATGCTTGTAACCGAAAGAATGTAGAGAATTTAATATTGTCAGGAGCATTTGATACTTTCAAAGAGGCGACACGTGAACAGTTCTTTGGTACCAACCCGAAAGGAGAGAGCTTTCTTGATTTGTTTATGCGATATGGTTCAAGTTTTCAGGCAGATAAGATGCAACAGCAGAATTCTCTCTTTGGTGGAGATATGGTAGTAGAGATACCTAAGCCCGAGATACCTAAAGTAGAGCCGTGGAGTGATTTGGAGCGACTAAAAAAAGAGCGAGATTTGGTTGGTGTCTATCTGTCATCTCATCCTTTACAACAATACTCACTGTTGTTGAAGTATGTATGTAATATATCTTTGATGGATTTTAAAAATTCTTTCTCAAAATATATTGGAAGTGAGGTAGCATTTGGAGGAATAGTAGTCTCATATAGAAAAGGGATAACCCAAAAAAATACGCAGTACGGAGTAATAACTCTTGAGGATTATTCGGGAATTGCAGAAGTACCACTCTTCGGACAAAGTTTTGTAGATTTTGGTGTATATGGACAGGATAATTTATATATACTTGTTCAAGGAAAGATAGAGCAACGAAAATATAGCGATAAACCTTTCTTCTCTATAAAAAATATTTCATTAATGGATGAGTCGTCTAAGAATCTCATAAAGGATTTAACAATAGTAGTTGATTCTCAAAACTTCGATTCGTCAAAAGCAATTGCCCTTAATGAACTAGTGAATAAATATGTTGGCGGAACAGGCGATTTGAAATTTGAAATAGTTGACAGAAGTTTGGGTTATAGTGTCCCGTTGTATTCACGTTCTAAGAAAGTAAACATTGAACCTGCTTTGGTTTCGGCACTCGAAGCAATAGACGGAATAGAGGTAAAGGTAAATGGTAAGCTCATTGAACGAAAAGAGAAGGAAGTAGAAGAAACTTATGAAGAAGAGTACACAACCGATTAG
- a CDS encoding HAD family hydrolase, whose amino-acid sequence MYKLVIFDLDGTLLNSIGDLAESCNYALKMCGYDTHPVNAYNFFVGNGIMKLIERALPEEGRDAKTLREMREYFLWHYSKNNNVFTKPYNGIVELLHRLMSDGCMLAVASNKYQEATESIIKSYFGDIDFIKVLGQREGIPIKPNPYVINEILSCTNVRAEETIYVGDSGVDAQTAKNVDGLTFIGVTWGFRPQKELEENGANILASSCEDIWDIYASNKDL is encoded by the coding sequence ATGTACAAACTTGTTATTTTTGATTTGGACGGCACTCTTTTAAACTCTATTGGAGACCTTGCCGAGAGTTGCAATTATGCATTGAAGATGTGCGGTTATGATACCCATCCTGTTAACGCCTATAATTTTTTTGTAGGTAATGGTATTATGAAGCTTATAGAGAGGGCTCTCCCCGAAGAGGGAAGGGATGCTAAGACTTTGAGGGAGATGAGAGAGTATTTTTTGTGGCACTACTCAAAGAATAATAATGTATTTACAAAACCTTACAATGGGATTGTGGAGCTATTACATAGATTAATGAGCGATGGTTGCATGTTGGCTGTTGCTTCAAATAAATATCAAGAGGCTACCGAATCTATTATTAAGAGTTATTTTGGCGATATAGATTTCATAAAAGTCTTAGGACAGAGAGAGGGCATTCCTATAAAACCCAACCCTTACGTTATTAATGAGATTTTGTCGTGTACAAATGTTCGTGCCGAAGAGACTATTTATGTTGGCGATTCAGGCGTTGATGCTCAAACCGCCAAGAATGTTGATGGACTAACCTTTATTGGTGTCACTTGGGGATTCAGACCTCAAAAGGAACTGGAAGAGAATGGTGCCAATATACTCGCATCTTCGTGCGAGGATATTTGGGATATATACGCAAGCAACAAAGACTTATAA
- the rfbC gene encoding dTDP-4-dehydrorhamnose 3,5-epimerase, which translates to MIFEKTNIDGVFVITPNFIGDSRGYFIERYRKELFDKEIGEVDFIQDNQSLSSRGVLRGLHYQKGDFSQAKMVWVLSGKVIDVAVDLRKESPTFGKYVMVELSDENKKMVFIPRGFAHGFLVVSESATFAYKVDNIYAPKEEVTISFDDKDLNIEWPIGDMNIIMSEKDKNGIKFIDAEYF; encoded by the coding sequence ATGATTTTTGAAAAAACCAATATTGATGGGGTTTTTGTAATTACTCCTAATTTTATTGGCGATAGCAGAGGCTACTTTATTGAAAGATACCGCAAGGAATTATTCGACAAAGAGATTGGCGAGGTTGATTTTATTCAAGACAATCAATCACTATCGTCAAGAGGCGTTTTACGAGGACTACACTACCAAAAAGGAGATTTTTCTCAAGCCAAAATGGTTTGGGTGTTATCTGGCAAAGTTATTGATGTTGCCGTTGATCTAAGAAAAGAGTCTCCGACTTTTGGCAAATATGTAATGGTAGAACTTTCGGATGAAAACAAAAAGATGGTGTTTATCCCTCGTGGTTTTGCTCACGGTTTTTTAGTGGTTTCGGAGAGTGCTACCTTTGCTTACAAGGTTGACAATATTTATGCTCCTAAAGAAGAGGTTACAATCTCATTTGATGACAAAGATTTGAATATTGAGTGGCCAATTGGGGATATGAATATCATAATGTCAGAGAAGGATAAGAATGGCATTAAGTTTATTGATGCTGAATATTTTTAA
- a CDS encoding sel1 repeat family protein yields the protein MKRFILMSILLLTAVCGFAQTYEEAKSAFDSGDYKTALTIAQQLPDCNKAKILLGDMYLDGLGMTHADFAKALECYTEAANANSAEAQYIIGSLYYTGRGVHKSYPEAAAWYEKSANNGYATAQSDLGEMYYRGKGIPRDYTKAVKWFEMAVEQNDAKAMFFLGGMYNSRGQGVQTNTLKTAELWRKAAALGYPNAEFYLGQMYMIGRGGITQNADSAMIWINKAAEDGCVDAQFYLGESAAVKGDIEKAKEWYGKAAEKGLQKAQLKLDAINNGQ from the coding sequence ATGAAAAGATTTATTTTGATGTCAATTCTATTATTGACTGCGGTTTGCGGTTTTGCACAAACTTACGAGGAGGCTAAAAGTGCATTTGACAGTGGCGATTACAAAACTGCCTTAACTATTGCTCAACAACTACCTGATTGCAATAAAGCAAAGATTCTTTTAGGAGATATGTATTTAGACGGTTTAGGTATGACTCATGCCGATTTTGCTAAAGCATTGGAGTGTTATACTGAAGCCGCAAACGCAAATAGTGCAGAGGCACAATATATTATAGGCTCATTATACTACACTGGAAGAGGTGTTCATAAGAGCTACCCCGAAGCTGCCGCTTGGTATGAGAAATCGGCAAACAACGGCTATGCCACTGCTCAATCAGATCTTGGAGAGATGTATTATAGAGGCAAAGGTATTCCTCGTGACTACACTAAAGCCGTAAAATGGTTTGAAATGGCTGTTGAGCAAAACGATGCTAAAGCAATGTTCTTCCTTGGAGGTATGTATAACAGCAGAGGTCAAGGTGTTCAAACAAACACATTAAAGACTGCCGAGCTTTGGAGAAAAGCAGCCGCTTTAGGTTATCCAAATGCTGAGTTCTATTTAGGACAAATGTATATGATTGGCAGGGGAGGTATTACCCAAAATGCAGACTCGGCTATGATATGGATTAACAAAGCAGCTGAAGATGGTTGCGTTGATGCTCAATTCTATTTAGGCGAGAGTGCCGCTGTCAAAGGCGACATAGAGAAGGCTAAAGAGTGGTATGGTAAAGCTGCTGAAAAAGGTCTTCAAAAGGCTCAACTTAAACTTGACGCCATTAATAACGGGCAATAA